In Streptomyces sp. DG2A-72, one genomic interval encodes:
- a CDS encoding ThuA domain-containing protein: MTRKNALIVRGGWEGHQPVKATELFLPFLESSGYDVRIEESTDVYADTAAMAGTDLVVQCVTMSEITAEQLAGLRAAVEAGTGFTGWHGGIADSFRASSDYLHLVGGQFATHPGKEPCERRGVQEDNYLPHTVTLTELGREHPITAGIEDFDLCTEQYWVLHDDLIDVLATTTHPTRPWQPWDRPVTSPAVWTRRWGAGRIVVTTPGHSLDVLENPNVRTVIERGMLWATRTASAS, translated from the coding sequence ATGACGCGGAAGAACGCCCTGATCGTCCGAGGCGGATGGGAGGGGCACCAGCCGGTCAAAGCCACGGAGCTGTTCCTGCCCTTCCTGGAAAGCAGTGGATACGACGTCCGGATCGAGGAGTCGACCGACGTGTACGCCGACACCGCCGCGATGGCCGGCACCGATCTCGTCGTGCAGTGCGTCACGATGTCGGAGATCACGGCCGAGCAGCTGGCGGGACTGCGCGCGGCGGTCGAGGCCGGCACCGGATTCACCGGATGGCACGGCGGCATCGCCGACTCGTTCCGCGCCTCCTCGGACTATCTCCACCTGGTGGGAGGGCAGTTCGCGACCCACCCGGGCAAAGAGCCCTGCGAACGCCGGGGTGTTCAGGAGGACAACTACCTTCCCCACACCGTCACCCTCACGGAACTCGGCCGCGAACACCCCATCACGGCCGGCATCGAGGACTTCGACCTCTGCACCGAGCAGTACTGGGTGCTCCACGACGACCTCATCGACGTACTGGCCACCACCACCCATCCCACCCGGCCGTGGCAGCCCTGGGACCGACCGGTCACCTCACCCGCGGTCTGGACCCGCCGCTGGGGCGCCGGGCGGATCGTGGTGACGACACCGGGGCACAGCCTCGACGTGCTGGAGAACCCGAACGTCCGCACCGTCATCGAGAGGGGCATGCTGTGGGCGACGCGCACCGCATCGGCGTCATAG
- a CDS encoding Gfo/Idh/MocA family protein codes for MGDAHRIGVIGLGVISRAYLDTLAGHPAVRLTAVADLDASRSAAVAAERPGVEALTVEELLSSPDVDTVLNLTVPAAHAEIALGAIGRGKNVYGEKPLAAEFVDAHAVLEAAAKAGVGVGCAPDTVLGTGIQTARAAVEAGSIGRPLSASAVMVTPGHERWHPHPDFYYTAGGGPLLDMGPYYLASLVHLLGPVRAVIGAAGRLRAERVIGSGPRVGERIPVEVDTHVSGVLEHASGALTTLTTSFDGVATTAAPIEIHGETGTLTVPDPNHFDGEVRLHELGGTQWRPLPPSAGYAAGARGIGLLDFIAADGQRAPRANGDLALHVLETMSALLRSSAEGRRIELTTSAEPPVLVPLTATAEWRGSDAP; via the coding sequence GTGGGCGACGCGCACCGCATCGGCGTCATAGGGCTCGGCGTCATCTCCCGCGCGTACCTGGACACACTCGCCGGCCATCCCGCCGTGCGCCTCACCGCGGTCGCCGACCTCGACGCCTCCCGGTCGGCCGCTGTCGCCGCCGAACGGCCCGGCGTCGAGGCGCTGACCGTCGAGGAGTTGCTGAGCAGCCCGGACGTGGACACGGTGCTGAACCTCACTGTTCCCGCCGCGCACGCCGAGATCGCTCTCGGCGCCATCGGACGCGGGAAGAACGTCTACGGGGAGAAACCCCTGGCCGCCGAGTTCGTCGACGCGCACGCCGTGCTGGAGGCCGCCGCGAAGGCCGGTGTCGGTGTGGGGTGCGCCCCGGACACCGTCCTGGGCACCGGCATCCAGACGGCGCGGGCCGCGGTGGAGGCGGGAAGCATCGGACGGCCCCTGTCCGCCTCGGCGGTCATGGTCACCCCGGGGCACGAACGCTGGCATCCGCACCCCGACTTCTACTACACCGCCGGGGGTGGCCCGCTGCTGGACATGGGCCCGTACTACCTCGCGTCCCTGGTCCACCTGCTGGGTCCGGTGCGTGCCGTGATCGGGGCGGCCGGCCGACTGCGCGCCGAGCGCGTGATCGGCTCCGGGCCGCGCGTGGGCGAGCGGATCCCGGTCGAGGTGGACACCCATGTCTCCGGTGTCCTGGAGCACGCGAGCGGGGCCCTGACGACGCTCACGACGAGCTTCGACGGCGTGGCCACCACCGCCGCGCCGATCGAGATCCACGGCGAGACGGGGACCCTCACGGTCCCGGATCCGAACCACTTCGACGGCGAGGTGCGGCTCCACGAACTCGGCGGCACACAGTGGCGCCCGCTCCCGCCGTCGGCGGGCTACGCCGCCGGCGCACGCGGCATCGGCCTGCTCGACTTCATCGCCGCCGACGGACAGCGGGCGCCCCGCGCGAACGGTGATCTCGCCCTGCACGTGCTGGAGACGATGAGTGCCCTGCTCCGCTCGTCCGCCGAGGGGCGGCGCATAGAGCTGACCACATCGGCAGAGCCGCCCGTCCTGGTTCCGCTGACGGCCACGGCGGAGTGGAGAGGATCGGACGCTCCATGA
- a CDS encoding glutamate-cysteine ligase family protein, whose amino-acid sequence MGRDVPALVFTREDRRRYREKMHTCLDVLAQMLRESAFESERPQVGLEIELNLVDGDGRPAMRNTEVLQAIADPAWSSELGRFNLEINIPPRRLTAGGPGAWEQAIRDALNHAEERASAVGAHLIMIGILPTLGEADVGEAALSGDPRYRLLNEQIFAARGEDLRIRVDGVERLSMYADVITPEAACTSTQFHLQVDPKEFADYWNAAQAIAGVQIALAANSPFLFGRELWRESRIPLFEQATDTRPQEIKAQGVRPRVWFGERWITSVFDLFEENVRYYPALLPLCDDEDPQEALDAGGVPQLGELTLHNGTIYRWNRPVYAVTDSGPHLRIENRVLPAGPTVADVIANGAFYYGLTRALVDEDRPVWTRMSFTVAEENLHAAARDGIDARLYWPGMGEVPVTELVLRRLLPLAHRGLELAGLDATWREPMLGIIEQRCVTARNGALWQAETVHHLQKGLASDRREALRQMTTTYMDYMHLNAPAHTWPVD is encoded by the coding sequence ATGGGACGTGATGTGCCGGCCCTTGTGTTCACGCGGGAGGACCGGCGTCGATACCGGGAGAAGATGCACACCTGCCTCGATGTGCTGGCGCAGATGCTGCGCGAGTCGGCTTTCGAGAGCGAGCGCCCCCAGGTCGGGCTGGAGATAGAGCTCAACCTGGTGGACGGTGACGGGCGGCCGGCGATGCGCAACACGGAGGTCCTCCAGGCGATCGCCGACCCCGCCTGGTCGAGCGAGCTGGGCCGCTTCAACCTGGAGATCAACATCCCGCCCCGGCGACTGACGGCCGGCGGCCCCGGCGCCTGGGAACAGGCGATCCGCGACGCGCTCAACCACGCCGAGGAACGCGCCTCGGCCGTGGGCGCGCACCTGATCATGATCGGCATTCTGCCGACGCTGGGGGAGGCGGACGTGGGCGAGGCCGCCCTCTCCGGAGATCCCCGGTACCGGCTGCTCAACGAGCAGATCTTCGCGGCGCGGGGCGAGGATCTGCGGATCCGGGTGGACGGCGTGGAGCGTCTGTCGATGTACGCCGACGTCATCACCCCCGAGGCGGCCTGCACCAGCACCCAGTTCCACCTCCAGGTCGACCCGAAGGAGTTCGCGGACTACTGGAACGCGGCCCAGGCCATCGCGGGCGTGCAGATCGCCCTGGCGGCGAACTCGCCCTTCCTCTTCGGCAGGGAACTGTGGCGCGAGTCCCGTATCCCCCTGTTCGAGCAGGCCACCGACACCCGCCCACAGGAGATCAAGGCCCAGGGAGTACGACCGCGCGTGTGGTTCGGAGAACGTTGGATCACCAGCGTCTTCGACCTCTTCGAGGAGAACGTGCGCTACTACCCGGCGCTGCTGCCGCTGTGCGACGACGAGGACCCGCAGGAGGCGCTCGACGCGGGAGGCGTGCCGCAACTGGGCGAACTGACGCTGCACAACGGCACGATCTACCGCTGGAACCGCCCCGTCTACGCCGTCACCGACAGCGGGCCGCATCTGCGCATCGAGAACCGGGTCCTGCCCGCCGGCCCCACCGTGGCCGACGTCATCGCCAACGGCGCCTTCTACTACGGCTTGACGCGCGCCCTGGTCGACGAGGACCGGCCGGTCTGGACACGGATGTCCTTCACGGTCGCCGAGGAGAACCTCCACGCCGCGGCCCGTGACGGCATCGACGCCCGTCTGTACTGGCCCGGCATGGGCGAAGTGCCGGTCACGGAACTGGTGTTGCGGCGCCTGCTGCCGCTGGCCCATCGCGGCCTGGAGCTGGCCGGCCTGGACGCGACCTGGCGTGAACCCATGCTGGGCATCATCGAGCAGCGCTGTGTCACCGCCCGCAACGGCGCCCTGTGGCAGGCGGAGACGGTGCACCACCTGCAGAAGGGCCTCGCCTCGGACCGGCGGGAGGCGCTACGGCAGATGACGACGACGTACATGGACTACATGCACCTCAACGCGCCCGCGCACACGTGGCCCGTGGACTGA
- a CDS encoding polysaccharide lyase family 7 protein produces the protein MPSTPTNVLAGVVTAVSTAALTLSAQPAAPAAAQERAAAQCAAPSDVLDLSDWKLTLPTGEDEDPTEITQPQLKGFSASPWFRVSGDCDAVRFRAAVNGVTTGGSSYPRAELREMTDGGEDEAEWSTTEGTHTLVVDEAFMALPKERPYLVGAQVHGGDDDVTVFRLEGSSLYVTEGDDRHHHLVTDDYELGTEFEAKFVAEDGKIDVYYNGQLETTISHDGDTNYFKAGAYTQANCDNSDPCSAKNYGEVRISGIKVTHS, from the coding sequence ATGCCAAGCACTCCGACCAACGTGCTGGCGGGCGTCGTCACGGCTGTGTCGACCGCCGCGCTCACGCTGTCCGCGCAGCCCGCCGCTCCGGCGGCGGCGCAGGAGCGGGCGGCCGCCCAGTGCGCAGCCCCGTCCGACGTCCTCGACCTGAGCGACTGGAAGCTGACCCTGCCCACCGGCGAGGACGAGGACCCCACCGAGATCACCCAGCCCCAGCTGAAGGGCTTCTCCGCGTCCCCGTGGTTCCGGGTCAGCGGCGACTGCGACGCGGTCCGGTTCCGGGCCGCCGTCAACGGCGTGACGACCGGGGGCTCCAGCTATCCGCGCGCCGAACTGCGGGAGATGACCGACGGCGGCGAGGACGAGGCCGAGTGGTCCACGACAGAGGGCACCCACACGCTCGTGGTCGACGAGGCGTTCATGGCCCTGCCCAAGGAGAGGCCGTACCTGGTCGGCGCGCAGGTCCACGGCGGGGACGACGACGTCACGGTCTTCCGTCTCGAAGGCAGCAGCCTCTACGTCACCGAGGGCGACGATCGCCACCATCACCTCGTCACCGACGACTATGAACTGGGCACGGAGTTCGAGGCCAAGTTCGTGGCGGAGGACGGGAAGATCGACGTGTACTACAACGGGCAGCTGGAGACCACGATCTCCCACGACGGCGACACCAACTACTTCAAGGCCGGGGCCTACACGCAGGCCAACTGCGACAACTCCGACCCGTGCAGCGCCAAGAACTACGGCGAGGTCCGCATCTCCGGCATCAAGGTCACCCACTCCTGA
- a CDS encoding serine/threonine-protein kinase, with amino-acid sequence MRSGDEFAGRYVLREVIGAGRSGDVWLAHDSVVGQDVALKPERVDEDRETAVRRLLGEPRAMAKFRDHPHVVTLFDVVTVPADGEGSDTYWFVMEYVPGGGLDRLPPVSPVRAARMGAQLADALAALHEAGIVHCDVKPANIGLSRRGAAKLLDFGAAYRVGGTDTITANGPFSFTPDYAAPELARGNVPRPASDVFCLATTLYALVTGSPPRGGETEQDGDRWEDGDSQDTDRLRYWKAEQGVVEMDADAVGPLYPVLTAMLQRDPRQRPDAVEVKRLLEAVAGPESDTTQDSARRPYRRGRLLAAALGLSAALALGLIALPDDGDGRPAADGTDPSQGAQGAANAKASALIGDPHTADVCALADPDALDQFGTAKVDVDYGNFDRCDMLVSVDDKTRIDVSIQLRRGSPPETSKPSSTIGRIGIREEEAESDECKLLLTSDGDTEDTLVGIRVNMGDGSVNGGNATLCTVANKAAESAANILDKGPVPRRDPGYKRASLAWANACELLDAKALSVVPGLKVDVPVVGVADWSCEWSSDVDGLDTEIAFFRDQPRSAADGADEVTLSGYRTVIEPGDDGDACSAFVEYRQYSGQDAETAAEMVRLDVGGERSTDQLCGMATRLAGSAATALRAQ; translated from the coding sequence GTGCGTTCCGGGGACGAGTTTGCCGGTCGCTATGTGCTGAGGGAGGTCATCGGCGCGGGGCGGAGCGGTGACGTGTGGCTGGCCCACGACTCGGTGGTGGGACAGGACGTCGCGCTGAAACCTGAGCGGGTCGACGAGGACCGCGAGACCGCGGTCCGACGCCTGCTGGGCGAGCCGCGCGCCATGGCCAAGTTCCGCGACCATCCGCACGTGGTGACCCTGTTCGACGTCGTGACCGTGCCGGCGGACGGCGAGGGGTCGGACACCTACTGGTTCGTCATGGAGTACGTTCCCGGCGGCGGCCTGGACCGACTGCCCCCGGTCTCTCCGGTGCGGGCCGCCCGCATGGGTGCCCAACTCGCCGACGCGCTCGCCGCGTTGCACGAAGCAGGCATCGTCCACTGCGACGTCAAGCCCGCCAACATCGGCCTCAGCCGCCGCGGTGCGGCGAAGCTGCTGGACTTCGGCGCCGCGTACCGGGTCGGCGGCACCGACACCATCACGGCCAACGGACCCTTCAGCTTCACTCCGGACTACGCCGCCCCCGAGCTGGCGCGGGGCAATGTGCCTCGGCCCGCCTCGGATGTGTTCTGCCTGGCCACCACCCTGTACGCGCTGGTCACCGGTTCACCCCCGCGCGGCGGCGAGACCGAACAGGACGGTGACCGCTGGGAGGACGGGGACTCGCAGGACACCGACCGTCTGCGGTACTGGAAGGCCGAGCAGGGCGTCGTCGAGATGGACGCCGACGCCGTGGGACCGCTGTACCCCGTGCTCACCGCCATGCTGCAGCGCGACCCCCGGCAGCGCCCCGACGCCGTCGAGGTCAAGCGGCTCCTGGAAGCCGTCGCCGGACCGGAGTCGGACACCACGCAGGACAGCGCCCGGCGCCCGTACCGGCGCGGCCGGCTGCTCGCCGCGGCTCTCGGCCTCAGTGCCGCGCTGGCGCTGGGGCTCATCGCCCTCCCCGACGACGGGGACGGCCGGCCCGCCGCCGACGGGACCGACCCGAGCCAGGGGGCGCAAGGCGCCGCCAACGCCAAAGCGTCGGCCCTGATCGGCGATCCGCACACCGCCGACGTGTGCGCCCTGGCCGACCCCGACGCTCTCGACCAGTTCGGCACCGCCAAAGTCGACGTGGACTACGGGAACTTCGACCGCTGCGACATGCTCGTGAGCGTCGACGACAAGACCCGGATCGATGTGTCGATCCAGCTGCGCCGGGGCTCGCCGCCCGAGACGTCGAAGCCCTCCAGCACCATCGGGAGGATCGGCATCCGGGAGGAGGAGGCGGAGAGCGACGAGTGCAAGCTGCTGCTGACATCCGACGGCGACACCGAGGACACCCTCGTCGGAATCCGCGTCAACATGGGCGACGGGTCCGTGAACGGCGGCAACGCGACGCTGTGCACGGTCGCCAACAAGGCCGCGGAGAGCGCCGCGAACATCCTCGACAAGGGTCCGGTCCCCCGTCGTGACCCCGGCTACAAACGGGCGTCACTGGCGTGGGCGAACGCCTGCGAACTGCTCGACGCCAAGGCGCTCTCCGTCGTTCCCGGCCTCAAGGTCGACGTACCGGTCGTCGGGGTCGCGGACTGGAGCTGCGAGTGGTCGAGCGATGTCGACGGCCTGGACACGGAGATCGCCTTCTTCCGTGACCAGCCGAGGTCCGCGGCGGACGGCGCCGACGAGGTCACGCTCAGCGGATACCGCACGGTCATCGAGCCGGGCGACGACGGCGACGCCTGTTCTGCCTTCGTCGAGTACCGCCAGTACAGCGGCCAGGACGCTGAGACGGCCGCCGAGATGGTGCGCCTGGACGTCGGCGGCGAGCGCTCCACGGACCAGCTCTGCGGGATGGCCACCCGACTCGCCGGCTCCGCCGCCACCGCACTCCGCGCGCAATGA
- a CDS encoding FHA domain-containing protein yields the protein MTPSASLARGVAPTQPGTLHVRSVTGDLSAPPRPGLTVSFGRGEKPDVDLGVGVDDLRVSRRHGELTYRQGYWWLRNIGQQLVRLPRGRMMHLTSEPIPLATGYTPLFVKGSGYREHLVELYVASHDDQGPVSRRRAETARPETWALDDDERLLLVVLGQRYLLYEEDPRPLTYAMAAKQLAYLCPDARWNERKIEYRVEAVRRRLDRTGFKYPLMHDKAQGRPADNGLLHNLLKGLVESTTLVPPDLDLMEDEATWPDSAP from the coding sequence ATGACCCCCTCCGCCAGCCTGGCGCGCGGAGTCGCGCCCACCCAGCCCGGCACGCTGCATGTGCGCTCGGTCACCGGCGACCTCAGCGCCCCGCCCCGGCCGGGCCTGACGGTCTCCTTCGGCCGTGGCGAGAAGCCGGACGTGGACCTGGGCGTCGGCGTGGACGACCTGCGGGTGAGCCGCCGGCACGGCGAGCTGACGTATCGCCAGGGGTACTGGTGGCTGCGCAACATCGGACAGCAGCTCGTCCGGCTGCCCCGGGGCCGGATGATGCACCTCACCTCCGAGCCGATCCCGCTCGCCACCGGCTACACGCCCCTGTTCGTGAAGGGCTCCGGCTACCGTGAGCACTTGGTCGAGCTGTATGTGGCGAGCCACGACGACCAGGGGCCGGTGTCGCGGCGGCGCGCCGAGACCGCGCGGCCGGAGACCTGGGCGCTCGACGACGACGAACGGCTGCTCCTGGTCGTGCTCGGCCAGCGGTACTTGCTCTACGAGGAGGATCCGCGCCCTCTGACCTATGCGATGGCGGCCAAGCAGCTGGCGTATCTGTGCCCGGACGCGCGCTGGAACGAGCGCAAGATCGAGTACCGCGTGGAGGCCGTACGCCGCCGCCTGGACCGCACCGGCTTCAAGTACCCGCTGATGCACGACAAGGCGCAGGGCCGCCCCGCGGACAACGGCCTGCTGCACAACCTGCTCAAGGGGCTGGTCGAGTCCACCACACTCGTCCCGCCGGACCTGGACCTGATGGAGGACGAGGCGACCTGGCCGGACTCCGCGCCCTGA
- a CDS encoding serine/threonine-protein kinase: MAGEREQVIAGRYRLRQRLGSGGGGSVWLAEDQELRVQVAVKEIDVPHTSEAALGDPAGRGRKEALKAAQLREHPNVITVYDVVEADDRPWIVMEYLPGTRDLSAVLKERAPLPSDEVARIGAAALDALCAGHRLGIIHRDVKPSNILLAPDHSGVADRRVLLTDYGISLRLRETRITQSGMVVGTPGYVAPERLSGGEATAASDLFSLGVTLYAAVEGTAPFERDTLDATLLAALNTEPSVPQRASEPLSRVIMGLLAKDPADRIPVAEAAELLAEAAATGTASVPLPEPSASETQEPRTPASRTPAGRTTVVLALAAVLVGGAGFALGATTFHDPGDAVKTPDVKAKAVATPSPSITRGAYPYGKQVRLREELTPGQCVDADWKDQDYKGRPGLKLVDCYDDDPEGQVITTVAADGTEDVRSECTRRTAELRGTMADPLLYVLMPETGQSEPPAAACLLFLKNATIGGPLGHFRKFGDQVYVTQLGPGDCINSKEKDDGTVTDTLVNCDEPHHEQIVGWTWASGDGSADSVDKGDLCQEKYGVNWARGEGHEMWGWYSTDEEWEAGFRHVLCSVAREDGKQLPGGALKPAY, from the coding sequence GTGGCAGGGGAGCGGGAGCAGGTCATCGCCGGGCGGTACCGGCTGCGGCAGCGGCTGGGTTCCGGCGGTGGCGGAAGCGTGTGGCTGGCCGAGGACCAGGAACTGCGGGTGCAGGTCGCGGTCAAGGAGATCGACGTACCGCACACCTCGGAGGCCGCCCTCGGCGACCCCGCCGGCCGGGGCCGCAAGGAGGCCCTGAAGGCGGCGCAGTTGCGCGAGCACCCGAACGTGATCACGGTGTACGACGTCGTGGAGGCCGACGACCGCCCGTGGATCGTGATGGAGTACCTGCCGGGGACGCGCGACCTGAGCGCCGTACTGAAGGAGCGCGCCCCGCTGCCGAGCGACGAAGTGGCCCGGATCGGGGCCGCCGCGCTCGACGCGCTCTGTGCCGGGCATCGGCTCGGCATCATCCACCGTGATGTGAAGCCCTCCAACATCCTGTTGGCGCCGGACCATTCGGGCGTCGCCGACCGCCGGGTCCTGCTCACGGACTACGGCATCTCGCTGCGGCTGCGCGAGACCCGGATCACCCAGAGCGGCATGGTCGTGGGTACGCCGGGCTATGTGGCTCCGGAGCGTTTGTCCGGCGGTGAGGCGACTGCCGCGTCCGACCTGTTCTCGCTCGGCGTCACGCTCTACGCCGCCGTCGAGGGCACCGCCCCCTTCGAGCGGGACACGCTCGATGCCACCCTCCTCGCCGCACTGAACACGGAACCCTCCGTGCCGCAGCGGGCGAGCGAACCGCTCAGCCGCGTGATCATGGGCCTGCTGGCGAAGGACCCGGCGGACCGTATACCGGTTGCGGAGGCGGCCGAACTGCTCGCCGAAGCGGCAGCGACCGGGACGGCGAGCGTCCCGCTGCCCGAGCCGTCCGCGAGCGAGACACAGGAACCCCGCACCCCCGCCTCCCGTACGCCGGCCGGGCGCACCACCGTGGTGCTGGCGCTCGCCGCCGTGCTGGTCGGCGGCGCAGGGTTCGCGCTGGGCGCCACCACGTTCCACGACCCCGGGGACGCCGTGAAGACGCCCGACGTCAAGGCGAAGGCCGTCGCGACTCCCTCCCCGTCGATCACCCGCGGCGCATACCCGTACGGCAAGCAGGTGCGGCTGCGCGAGGAGCTCACGCCGGGCCAGTGCGTCGACGCCGACTGGAAGGACCAGGACTACAAGGGACGGCCCGGCCTCAAGCTCGTCGACTGCTACGACGACGACCCCGAGGGACAGGTCATCACCACGGTCGCGGCGGACGGCACCGAGGACGTACGGAGCGAGTGCACCCGGCGCACCGCGGAGCTGCGCGGCACCATGGCCGACCCGCTGCTGTACGTCCTCATGCCCGAGACCGGGCAGAGCGAGCCGCCGGCCGCGGCCTGTCTGCTCTTCCTGAAGAACGCCACGATCGGCGGCCCGCTCGGCCACTTCCGCAAGTTCGGCGACCAGGTGTACGTCACCCAGCTGGGCCCGGGGGACTGCATCAACTCCAAGGAGAAGGACGACGGTACGGTCACCGACACCCTCGTGAACTGCGACGAGCCCCACCATGAGCAGATCGTCGGCTGGACCTGGGCCTCGGGCGACGGCTCGGCGGACAGCGTCGACAAGGGAGACCTGTGCCAGGAGAAGTACGGCGTCAACTGGGCCCGCGGGGAGGGACACGAGATGTGGGGCTGGTACTCCACGGACGAGGAGTGGGAGGCCGGTTTCCGCCATGTGCTGTGCAGTGTCGCCCGGGAGGACGGCAAGCAACTCCCCGGCGGAGCGCTGAAACCGGCGTACTGA